Proteins encoded within one genomic window of Oscillospiraceae bacterium:
- a CDS encoding arginine repressor (regulates arginine biosynthesis when complexed with arginine by binding at site that overlap the promotors of the arginine biosynthesis genes), with protein MKRQRQSKILQLITQNCVSRQEELAKLLNDSGFVVTQATVSRDIKDLRLVKILDSSGKYKYAPAGTGNSVSLDNEKYFNIIREGAVSVDFALNLVIVKCHTGMAGAVCSALDATAHESIVGTLAGDDTIFIAVRSEDKAAALAHDIAIML; from the coding sequence ATGAAAAGACAAAGGCAGAGTAAAATTTTACAGCTTATTACTCAGAACTGTGTTTCAAGACAGGAAGAGCTGGCAAAGCTGTTGAATGACAGCGGATTTGTTGTAACTCAGGCAACGGTTTCAAGAGATATAAAGGATTTAAGACTTGTAAAAATTCTTGACAGCTCCGGCAAATATAAATATGCGCCCGCAGGCACGGGAAACTCTGTTTCATTGGATAACGAAAAATATTTCAATATTATAAGAGAAGGCGCAGTTTCTGTCGATTTTGCACTTAATCTTGTAATAGTAAAATGCCATACAGGAATGGCAGGCGCTGTATGCTCGGCATTGGACGCAACAGCCCACGAAAGTATAGTGGGAACTCTTGCAGGAGATGATACTATTTTTATTGCAGTTAGAAGCGAGGACAAGGCTGCTGCATTGGCGCACGACATAGCAATAATGTTATAA
- a CDS encoding NAD(+)/NADH kinase produces MKIYLIVNRDKKSCIEAAKNICNELLKFSCEIFTDSDTAKENNVFCDDKAIEKCEFAISVGGDGTLLHRAAILAQYDIPVVGINLGRVGFLTQLELNEIHLLKDLFEKNYTVQERMLLDISVIRKNEKIAEFTALNDGVIGKGSLSRLVDVCVYCDSKKVSDYHADGIIVCTPTGSTAYSFSAGGAVIDPSVNAIGVTPICAHCVTARPIIFNPNSVLNIEIPEQRLKEIYLTVDGLQGFELCHGDRVEFIKSKKVLKLISLKNDINFYATLNSKLGI; encoded by the coding sequence GTGAAAATATATCTTATTGTAAATCGAGATAAAAAAAGCTGTATTGAAGCGGCAAAAAATATATGTAATGAGCTGTTAAAATTCAGCTGTGAAATTTTCACTGACAGTGATACTGCCAAAGAAAACAATGTTTTTTGTGATGATAAAGCCATTGAAAAGTGCGAATTCGCAATTTCAGTAGGCGGCGACGGCACTCTTTTGCACAGGGCGGCGATACTGGCGCAATATGATATTCCCGTAGTGGGAATAAATTTGGGGAGAGTAGGTTTTTTAACTCAGCTTGAATTAAATGAAATACATTTGTTAAAAGACCTGTTTGAGAAAAATTATACAGTACAGGAAAGAATGCTTTTAGATATAAGCGTTATAAGAAAGAATGAAAAAATTGCTGAATTTACAGCGCTTAATGACGGTGTTATAGGAAAAGGCTCTCTTTCAAGACTTGTAGATGTATGTGTTTACTGTGACTCTAAAAAGGTCAGCGATTACCACGCAGACGGAATTATAGTGTGTACACCCACAGGCTCTACGGCATATTCCTTTTCGGCAGGCGGTGCTGTTATAGACCCGTCGGTAAATGCCATAGGAGTTACTCCTATATGTGCTCACTGTGTTACTGCAAGACCTATTATTTTTAATCCAAATTCTGTACTTAATATAGAAATACCGGAGCAAAGACTTAAAGAAATTTATCTGACTGTTGACGGTCTTCAAGGCTTTGAGCTTTGCCACGGAGACAGGGTAGAATTTATCAAATCTAAAAAAGTGCTTAAGCTTATAAGCTTAAAAAATGATATAAATTTTTATGCTACGTTAAACTCCAAATTGGGCATATAG
- a CDS encoding TlyA family RNA methyltransferase, whose product MSEKIRLDIYLTQNGYAGGRDRAKAMIMAGEVFVNNQRADKAGDTVGPDDTVEVRGNALPFVSRGGLKLQKAMESFGIELEDKICMDIGASTGGFTDCMLQHGAKKVYAVDVGYGQLAWKLRTDEKVVNMERTNIRYVTENEVPDKLNFGSVDVSFISLKLVLPVLYKLSDEKGEAVCLIKPQFEAGREKVGKKGVVRDEKVHKEVIENTLDFTREIGYTILGLDYSPIKGPQGNIEFLMYISKTGQEGEFDIDDLVKRAHNEL is encoded by the coding sequence ATGAGCGAGAAAATAAGGCTTGACATATATCTGACTCAAAACGGCTATGCCGGCGGCAGAGACAGGGCAAAGGCTATGATTATGGCAGGCGAGGTTTTTGTAAATAATCAGCGTGCCGATAAGGCTGGAGATACGGTAGGTCCCGACGATACTGTTGAGGTAAGAGGAAATGCGCTTCCCTTTGTATCAAGAGGCGGCTTAAAGCTTCAGAAGGCTATGGAAAGCTTCGGGATAGAGCTTGAAGATAAAATTTGTATGGACATAGGAGCTTCAACCGGAGGCTTTACCGACTGTATGCTTCAGCACGGAGCAAAAAAAGTATATGCGGTAGATGTGGGCTACGGTCAGCTTGCCTGGAAGCTTCGCACTGATGAAAAGGTTGTAAATATGGAGCGTACCAATATCCGTTACGTAACGGAAAACGAAGTTCCCGACAAGCTTAATTTCGGAAGTGTGGATGTTTCTTTTATATCTCTTAAGCTTGTATTACCCGTGCTTTATAAGCTTTCAGATGAAAAGGGCGAAGCGGTTTGTCTTATAAAGCCTCAGTTTGAAGCAGGACGCGAAAAGGTAGGTAAAAAGGGAGTAGTAAGGGATGAAAAGGTACATAAGGAAGTTATAGAAAATACTCTTGATTTTACCCGTGAAATAGGCTACACTATACTTGGCTTGGATTATTCTCCCATTAAAGGTCCTCAGGGAAATATTGAATTTTTAATGTATATTTCCAAAACAGGACAAGAGGGAGAGTTTGATATTGACGATTTAGTAAAAAGAGCACATAATGAGCTTTAA